Proteins from a single region of Bacteroidota bacterium:
- a CDS encoding lysylphosphatidylglycerol synthase transmembrane domain-containing protein — translation MPQRAKTILVQAGSFLLGGGLLYLALRNVDFAALGEALASANYWYLVPLVALTLGSHVFRAWRWQMLLETLPATDDAQRPVGFKVAFFSLMIGYMVNYAAPRLGEVARTANVATRSRLPFSGVFGTVIVERIVDVLTLAVGILAAVLLMTEEMATLAPLFEPAAALLREPPVAWSIIITSGLFVTLGLAALLLAVLRRSARSEGLAARVSATLHSFTSGLASIFRAPRRVGIVLTTVAIWVCYLFMAYLPLPMLGITSIDLSGAWVLLIVGAVGMSVPSPGGIGSYHYVTIRTLEGLFAVATPLATAYAVLSHAAQLVLYAVAGFVCLVLQGSGFSDLRAEIRQRDEAYP, via the coding sequence GTGCCGCAGCGCGCTAAAACCATCCTGGTCCAGGCCGGCTCCTTCCTGCTGGGCGGCGGCCTGCTCTACCTCGCGCTGCGGAACGTGGACTTCGCCGCGCTCGGCGAGGCGCTGGCAAGCGCGAACTACTGGTACCTCGTCCCCCTTGTGGCTTTGACGCTGGGCTCCCATGTGTTCCGGGCCTGGCGCTGGCAGATGCTCCTGGAGACCCTGCCGGCCACCGACGATGCGCAGCGCCCAGTCGGCTTCAAGGTGGCCTTCTTCTCGCTCATGATCGGGTACATGGTGAACTACGCCGCGCCGCGCCTCGGCGAGGTAGCGCGCACGGCGAACGTCGCCACGCGCTCGCGCCTGCCGTTCTCGGGCGTCTTCGGCACGGTCATCGTCGAGCGGATCGTGGACGTGCTGACGCTCGCGGTGGGCATCCTGGCAGCGGTTCTTCTGATGACCGAGGAGATGGCAACGCTGGCTCCCCTCTTCGAGCCCGCGGCAGCCCTCCTGCGCGAGCCGCCGGTGGCGTGGTCGATCATCATCACCTCCGGCCTCTTCGTCACGCTCGGCCTCGCGGCGCTCTTGCTGGCGGTCCTGCGCCGGAGCGCCCGCTCCGAAGGCCTCGCCGCCCGCGTGTCGGCGACCCTGCACTCGTTCACAAGCGGCCTGGCCTCGATTTTCCGAGCCCCGCGCCGCGTGGGCATCGTCCTCACAACGGTCGCCATCTGGGTGTGCTACCTCTTCATGGCCTACCTCCCGCTCCCGATGCTCGGCATCACTAGCATCGACCTCAGCGGCGCGTGGGTACTGCTCATCGTCGGGGCCGTGGGGATGTCGGTGCCGTCGCCGGGCGGCATCGGGTCGTACCACTACGTCACGATCCGCACGCTCGAGGGTCTGTTCGCCGTCGCCACGCCGCTGGCGACGGCCTACGCGGTGCTCTCCCACGCCGCGCAGCTCGTGCTCTATGCCGTCGCCGGGTTCGTCTGCCTCGTCTTGCAAGGCTCCGGCTTCAGCGACCTGCGCGCGGAGATCAGGCAGCGCGACGAGGCGTACCCGTAG
- a CDS encoding putative molybdenum carrier protein: MEFSLTIHSGGQTGVDRAALDAALALGVPVGGWCPQGRRSEDGPIASRYVLRETPSTYYVERTRWNVRDADATLILTRGEPTGGTAATANAARALGKPLRVVDLAETDDAQPVADWLRDEGIRVLNVAGPRASTTPGIYAEARGFVERLLRATAG; the protein is encoded by the coding sequence ATGGAATTTTCGCTTACCATCCACTCCGGCGGGCAGACCGGCGTCGACCGCGCTGCGCTGGATGCGGCCCTCGCGCTCGGCGTGCCGGTCGGCGGGTGGTGCCCGCAGGGGCGGCGCTCCGAGGACGGTCCGATTGCCTCGCGCTACGTGCTGCGCGAGACGCCGAGCACGTATTACGTCGAGCGCACGCGCTGGAACGTCCGCGACGCCGACGCGACGCTCATCCTCACGCGCGGCGAACCTACCGGCGGCACCGCCGCCACCGCCAACGCCGCCCGCGCCCTCGGCAAGCCGCTGCGCGTCGTCGATCTGGCCGAGACGGACGACGCGCAGCCCGTGGCCGACTGGCTCCGGGACGAGGGTATCCGCGTGCTGAACGTGGCGGGGCCGCGCGCGAGCACGACGCCCGGCATCTACGCCGAGGCGCGTGGCTTCGTCGAGCGACTGCTCCGCGCCACAGCCGGTTAG
- the proC gene encoding pyrroline-5-carboxylate reductase — MLQDQTVAILGTGNIGRALLGGLRQGDDVPAGRIRVTRRTPSALDALAEQFPGIWTGTDNLAAVDGASVVILAVKPQHIGGLLGEIRGHVAPGAVVLSVLAGITTDAIGEALGGEIAVVRSMPNTPALVGEGATAIAAGTHATDEHLALAEAVFASVGTVEVVPETLMDAVTGLSGSGPAYVYMVIEALTDGGVKQGLPRPTALRLAAQTVLGAAKLAVETGKHPAILRDEVTTPGGTAIAAVADLESHGLRTMLINAVATATQRSQELSAAD; from the coding sequence GTGCTGCAAGACCAGACCGTCGCCATCCTCGGAACGGGCAACATCGGGCGGGCGCTCCTCGGCGGGCTGCGCCAGGGCGACGACGTGCCCGCAGGCCGCATCCGCGTCACGCGCCGCACACCCTCGGCGCTCGACGCCCTCGCAGAGCAGTTTCCCGGGATCTGGACCGGCACTGACAACCTCGCAGCCGTGGACGGGGCAAGCGTCGTCATTCTCGCCGTCAAGCCGCAGCACATCGGCGGGCTGCTCGGCGAGATCCGGGGGCATGTGGCACCAGGTGCCGTTGTCCTTTCGGTCCTCGCCGGGATCACGACCGATGCCATTGGCGAGGCCCTCGGCGGCGAGATCGCCGTCGTCCGTTCGATGCCGAACACGCCGGCACTGGTGGGCGAGGGTGCGACGGCGATTGCCGCCGGAACGCATGCCACCGACGAGCACCTCGCGCTCGCCGAAGCCGTCTTCGCCTCGGTCGGCACCGTGGAGGTCGTGCCCGAGACCCTCATGGACGCGGTGACTGGCCTGTCCGGCAGCGGCCCGGCCTACGTCTACATGGTCATCGAGGCACTCACCGACGGCGGGGTGAAGCAGGGCCTCCCGCGCCCGACCGCGCTTCGCCTCGCCGCGCAGACTGTCCTCGGTGCGGCCAAGCTTGCGGTCGAAACCGGCAAGCACCCCGCGATCCTGCGCGACGAGGTCACCACTCCCGGCGGCACCGCGATTGCGGCCGTCGCCGACCTCGAGTCGCACGGACTGCGGACGATGCTCATCAACGCCGTCGCCACGGCCACCCAGCGCTCGCAGGAGTTGTCGGCCGCCGACTAG
- a CDS encoding HisA/HisF-related TIM barrel protein, with protein sequence MFLIIPAIDLRDGHCVRRQDEQYGADADYFDDPVQMAKLWRVQNARVLHLTDHDAEASAEGRTTNHDTIRAIAEALDIPVEVKGGVRTVDDVDALLDAGAYRVVLDPAADPDAAEAAVAKHSCSRVVAALDAHPGDVDAALDLERRGVRRILYTAATPEGIDIEAFRTLGAALGRTRLTAAGGVTDYGDLLRLQELRPFGVDSAIIGRALYENRFPCQQLWCWHDKDDVDLDHFSSARLADDGCD encoded by the coding sequence ATGTTCCTCATCATCCCAGCCATCGACCTCCGAGACGGGCACTGCGTCCGCCGACAGGATGAGCAGTACGGTGCCGACGCGGACTACTTCGACGACCCCGTCCAGATGGCGAAGCTGTGGCGCGTCCAGAACGCCCGCGTGCTCCACCTCACCGACCACGACGCCGAGGCAAGCGCCGAGGGCCGGACGACCAACCACGACACGATCCGTGCCATCGCGGAAGCGCTCGATATTCCGGTCGAGGTAAAGGGCGGCGTTCGGACGGTGGACGACGTGGACGCCCTGCTCGACGCCGGAGCCTACCGTGTCGTGCTCGACCCGGCTGCGGACCCGGACGCAGCCGAGGCCGCCGTGGCGAAGCATTCGTGCAGCCGCGTCGTCGCAGCCCTGGACGCGCACCCGGGCGACGTGGACGCGGCGCTCGACCTGGAGCGCCGCGGCGTCCGGCGCATCCTCTATACCGCCGCCACGCCCGAAGGGATCGACATCGAAGCGTTCCGCACACTCGGCGCGGCGCTCGGACGGACCCGCCTCACGGCCGCCGGTGGCGTGACGGACTACGGCGACCTGCTCCGTCTCCAGGAGCTGCGGCCGTTCGGCGTGGACTCCGCCATCATCGGGCGGGCGCTCTACGAGAACCGCTTCCCCTGCCAGCAGCTCTGGTGCTGGCATGACAAGGACGACGTGGACCTCGACCACTTCTCCTCCGCCCGCCTCGCCGACGATGGCTGCGACTGA
- a CDS encoding outer membrane lipoprotein carrier protein LolA translates to MSLPRFLRTSLAFAAVLAVTVLPALQAQAQDSDELLDRLRMRYETTDALRAQFTQSFGEMTMQGTLVLRGDAYRIETPDQMLVTDGTTSWVYSKADGQVLVNDAIADETTFSPADFFTNYPERFNVEVGPSETVDGVGHDVLLLTPKSSDTFLREVTLWVRRSDTLPRRVQVVDGNGLRMVFDLRDVEVNPPLRGDVFRFTPPPGAEVVDLRS, encoded by the coding sequence ATGTCTCTCCCTCGCTTCCTGCGCACATCGCTCGCTTTCGCTGCCGTTCTCGCCGTGACCGTCCTGCCTGCCCTCCAGGCACAGGCGCAGGACAGCGACGAACTCCTCGACCGCCTGCGGATGCGGTACGAGACCACCGACGCGCTCCGGGCGCAGTTCACGCAGTCCTTCGGCGAGATGACGATGCAGGGGACGCTCGTGCTCCGCGGCGACGCCTACCGGATCGAGACCCCGGACCAGATGCTCGTCACCGACGGCACCACCTCGTGGGTCTACTCGAAGGCCGACGGCCAGGTGCTCGTCAACGACGCCATCGCCGATGAGACGACGTTCTCGCCTGCCGACTTCTTCACCAACTACCCGGAGCGCTTCAACGTCGAAGTCGGCCCGAGCGAGACCGTCGACGGCGTCGGCCACGACGTGCTCCTGCTGACCCCCAAAAGCAGCGACACGTTTCTGCGCGAGGTGACGCTCTGGGTGCGCCGCTCGGACACCCTCCCCCGCCGCGTGCAGGTCGTCGACGGCAACGGGCTGCGCATGGTGTTCGACCTCCGCGACGTAGAGGTCAACCCGCCACTCCGGGGCGACGTATTCCGCTTCACGCCGCCGCCGGGGGCTGAGGTCGTGGACCTCCGCTCCTGA